The Mycobacterium sp. 3519A genome contains a region encoding:
- a CDS encoding type VII secretion target: protein MGERNAARVDVVALYGAARGYDAAADTVDAAVRTHLTGLAFDGGTAGRDHVASGDAVRMAVDDVVDRLPQWSRAAREIAAALRASADRYTDADARAANRLG from the coding sequence ATGGGAGAACGCAACGCGGCCCGTGTCGACGTTGTGGCGCTCTACGGTGCTGCGCGGGGATACGACGCCGCCGCAGACACCGTGGACGCCGCAGTGCGGACGCATCTGACCGGATTGGCCTTCGACGGTGGCACCGCGGGGCGCGACCATGTCGCGAGCGGAGATGCGGTGCGCATGGCGGTCGACGACGTCGTCGACCGATTGCCGCAGTGGTCGCGGGCCGCTCGGGAGATCGCCGCCGCGCTTCGCGCGTCCGCCGACCGCTACACCGACGCCGACGCACGCGCGGCGAACCGTCTGGGGTGA
- a CDS encoding DUF6624 domain-containing protein encodes MNDVDYELVDMAEKGRAIWAYVSSEDPLFYGHHRLMEEPCRRNAERLNGIFDSVGWPNNWAADWLLYHSIWSPNVMRRGLGLMRAAERRGETESLYVALLEDRISMLEGKPQQYGTQLDWDSDGLISPLPIADAADVDVRRAAVGLGPLAVELEEIRAEARKHREVAPTDREARNAAVDAWARSVGWRS; translated from the coding sequence ATGAATGACGTGGACTACGAACTGGTGGACATGGCGGAGAAGGGACGCGCAATCTGGGCGTACGTATCCTCAGAAGACCCGCTGTTCTACGGCCATCACCGGTTGATGGAAGAGCCTTGCCGGCGAAATGCCGAACGGCTCAATGGCATCTTCGACTCTGTCGGATGGCCGAACAACTGGGCTGCTGATTGGTTGCTGTACCACTCGATCTGGTCGCCGAACGTGATGCGAAGAGGTCTCGGGCTGATGCGGGCAGCGGAGCGGCGAGGTGAGACCGAATCCCTCTATGTCGCGCTCCTCGAGGACCGGATCTCGATGCTGGAGGGAAAGCCGCAGCAGTACGGAACTCAGCTGGATTGGGATTCCGATGGCTTAATCAGTCCCCTTCCGATTGCCGACGCCGCGGATGTCGACGTGCGCCGGGCGGCAGTTGGGCTCGGTCCGCTGGCTGTGGAACTCGAGGAGATCCGGGCGGAGGCGCGAAAGCATCGCGAGGTGGCGCCCACCGATCGAGAGGCACGCAACGCAGCCGTGGATGCGTGGGCTCGGTCCGTCGGTTGGCGAAGCTGA
- a CDS encoding HNH endonuclease signature motif containing protein: MFEFRVLAEVDPRADQGALVEQIAWLEAVKSAAAAGQARAAAALATARRAAEVAAGVPKSRQGRGLGSEVALGRRESPNQGGRLLGVAQTLVEEMPRTLAAMECGVLSEWRATLIARESACLAVADRRLLDAGMCGDVSALEGLGDGRISAKAKEIAARLGSAAVVDRAAKAEADRSVTVRPAPDCMARVTVLLPMRQGVGLWAALKRQADTTFDGRSRGQVMADTAYERITGCPAVQPQSVALNLVMTDAALWGSDNAPAILDGYGPVPAPLAQQLVGDAVADERARASLRRLYRHPRGGALVAMESRARVFPKGLAKFIGVRDRTCRTPYCDAPIRHRDHAIPRHRGGPTSAGNGLGACERCNYVKEAAGWRVSTALDNGTHSAEFVTPTGKTYRSTAPPLPGAPLITISELEIRIGVELTDLHAA, from the coding sequence ATGTTCGAGTTCAGGGTGTTGGCGGAGGTGGATCCGCGGGCTGATCAGGGGGCCTTGGTCGAGCAGATCGCGTGGTTGGAGGCGGTGAAGTCGGCTGCGGCGGCGGGGCAGGCCCGCGCGGCGGCGGCGTTGGCGACGGCGCGTCGGGCGGCGGAGGTGGCGGCGGGGGTGCCCAAGTCGCGGCAGGGTCGTGGGTTGGGCAGTGAGGTCGCCTTGGGGCGCCGCGAATCGCCGAATCAAGGTGGTCGGCTGTTGGGGGTGGCGCAGACGTTGGTCGAGGAGATGCCGCGCACGCTGGCCGCGATGGAATGCGGGGTGCTCTCGGAGTGGCGGGCGACGTTGATCGCGCGCGAGTCGGCGTGTTTGGCCGTGGCGGATCGGCGGCTGCTGGACGCTGGGATGTGCGGTGATGTCTCGGCGTTGGAGGGGCTCGGTGATGGCCGGATCAGCGCCAAGGCCAAGGAGATCGCCGCCCGGTTGGGTTCCGCGGCGGTGGTGGATCGGGCGGCCAAGGCTGAGGCGGATCGCAGCGTGACGGTGCGCCCGGCGCCCGATTGCATGGCCCGGGTGACGGTGTTGTTGCCGATGCGTCAGGGGGTGGGGTTGTGGGCGGCATTGAAACGCCAGGCTGACACCACCTTTGATGGGCGTTCGCGGGGTCAGGTGATGGCTGATACCGCCTATGAACGCATCACCGGCTGTCCGGCGGTGCAGCCGCAGTCGGTGGCGTTGAATTTGGTGATGACCGATGCGGCGTTGTGGGGCAGCGACAATGCCCCGGCGATCCTGGACGGTTATGGGCCGGTTCCGGCGCCGCTGGCCCAACAGTTGGTCGGCGATGCGGTCGCTGATGAGCGGGCGCGGGCCAGTCTGCGGCGGTTGTATCGGCACCCGCGCGGTGGGGCGTTGGTGGCGATGGAGTCGCGGGCGCGGGTGTTTCCCAAGGGGTTAGCGAAATTCATCGGGGTGCGGGATCGCACCTGTCGTACTCCGTATTGTGATGCCCCGATCCGGCATCGTGATCACGCCATACCGCGGCATCGCGGTGGTCCGACCAGCGCCGGCAACGGGTTGGGGGCTTGTGAGCGGTGCAACTACGTCAAAGAAGCAGCCGGTTGGCGGGTGTCCACCGCGCTGGACAACGGCACCCACAGCGCCGAATTCGTCACCCCGACCGGCAAGACCTACCGCTCCACCGCACCGCCGCTGCCCGGGGCCCCACTGATCACCATCAGCGAACTCGAAATCCGCATCGGCGTCGAACTCACCGACCTACACGCAGCCTGA
- a CDS encoding DUF2878 family protein: MRLGIPEFALLFTLGAAASLIGDHSHVATGTTEYLTDAVPFIWSSPIWFPLLVAFATVSLAELRLRMRAPRTTVTVRQGLGGVAAVVGIYITTALEHTAPAVPVTVLIYTLAAIMWCVLGDGPGAVCGVVAAIVGPIIEAVLAAAGVFRYADDSDSLLGVAPWLPALYFAFGVVVGVLAEIAAKDRQPTVKQSAPGTPTPR, from the coding sequence GTGAGACTGGGCATACCGGAATTCGCGTTGCTGTTCACGCTGGGCGCCGCCGCGTCGCTGATCGGCGACCACAGCCATGTGGCCACCGGGACGACCGAATACCTGACTGACGCTGTGCCTTTCATCTGGAGCAGTCCGATCTGGTTTCCGCTTCTCGTCGCGTTCGCGACCGTGTCGCTTGCCGAGTTGCGGTTGCGGATGCGGGCTCCGCGGACGACCGTCACCGTGCGCCAGGGCCTGGGTGGTGTCGCGGCTGTCGTCGGGATCTACATCACCACCGCGCTCGAGCACACGGCGCCAGCCGTTCCGGTGACGGTGCTGATCTACACGCTCGCAGCGATTATGTGGTGCGTACTGGGCGACGGCCCTGGTGCCGTGTGCGGTGTGGTCGCGGCAATTGTCGGCCCGATCATCGAGGCGGTGCTCGCCGCTGCCGGCGTGTTCCGCTATGCCGACGACTCGGACTCGCTGCTCGGGGTGGCCCCGTGGTTGCCGGCGCTGTACTTCGCGTTCGGTGTCGTCGTCGGCGTGCTCGCCGAGATCGCCGCCAAGGACCGGCAGCCGACCGTCAAACAGTCTGCTCCCGGCACGCCAACGCCGCGGTGA